The Polycladomyces zharkentensis genome includes a window with the following:
- a CDS encoding CcdC family protein: MTLGTIIMALTFVVIRLRAAKKPTSAKKIILPPIAMSTGFLMFLYPPTRIPFSWGIIAFLAGAVFFSYPLIRTSQFHIIGDEIYLKRSKAFVFILLGLLLLRLGLHTYVEEHISIPQTGAVFFILAFGMILPWRVAMYLQYRRLLKQTRSKAHSGN, encoded by the coding sequence ATGACGTTAGGTACCATCATCATGGCCCTGACCTTTGTCGTGATTCGGTTGCGTGCCGCCAAGAAACCAACATCAGCCAAAAAGATCATACTCCCGCCGATCGCCATGAGTACGGGATTTCTGATGTTCCTCTATCCGCCGACCCGCATTCCCTTTTCCTGGGGAATCATCGCTTTTCTCGCCGGTGCGGTGTTTTTCTCCTACCCGTTGATCCGCACATCCCAGTTTCACATCATTGGCGACGAGATCTACCTGAAGCGCTCCAAAGCGTTTGTCTTCATCCTGCTCGGATTGCTGCTCCTGCGTCTCGGCTTGCATACATACGTGGAAGAACACATTTCCATTCCGCAGACGGGAGCGGTCTTCTTCATCCTCGCTTTCGGCATGATCCTGCCTTGGCGGGTGGCGATGTATCTTCAGTATCGACGTTTGCTCAAGCAAACCCGATCCAAAGCACACAGTGGAAACTGA
- a CDS encoding M1 family metallopeptidase yields the protein MKKRRLLSVLTTIVSLLALTVTWTLSPAVTHAQPATDPADIPGVYHPANPHLYKEEIPRVKSSAHGDDRLLGPTRPHYRMNVSYDTNRHVITGTMNVTFANNLGFTLHDLYFNVWANARDFTEAGGGTQIQSVKVNGKPAVFSLNETALHITGLNLPSNSRPEVQITFTVKVPNLQDRFGWYGTTVSLGNWFPILAVYDEEGWNTDPYFPYGESFYSLTGNFDVLFTTDRSQVVAATGTQVGKTIFHKDSATYHFRAQNVRDFAMELDPNYHVRQTSVGNVKINVYYTDRQAKYADAMLEAGRGSIALFSEKFGKYPWPELDIVSMEGWFGGMEYPQLIMISLTDNRTQEWVKSVTAHEIGHQWFYGIIGNNEYDEPWLDESFATFAAALYMNDLDELTTEPTKEEYYHVSSPVSTFTQHADAGGIEAYYQMIYGYGSRTLNELRMELGDDTFYRAMHAWFRAKKFGVATTRDFIRIMQQTSGRDLHDFFVSHRVYVNDQE from the coding sequence TTGAAAAAGAGAAGGTTGCTGTCCGTACTCACCACAATCGTTTCTCTATTGGCATTGACCGTTACTTGGACGCTGTCTCCTGCCGTCACACACGCACAACCCGCGACGGACCCGGCAGACATCCCCGGTGTCTATCATCCGGCGAATCCGCACCTGTATAAGGAAGAGATACCCCGGGTGAAGTCATCCGCCCACGGAGATGACCGCCTGCTCGGTCCCACCCGTCCCCATTATCGGATGAACGTCTCCTATGACACCAACCGTCATGTGATCACCGGAACGATGAACGTGACGTTTGCCAACAATCTCGGTTTTACACTCCATGACCTGTATTTCAACGTGTGGGCCAACGCACGGGATTTCACGGAAGCCGGCGGAGGTACCCAGATCCAATCCGTCAAGGTAAACGGAAAACCGGCCGTATTTTCCTTGAACGAAACCGCGCTTCACATCACCGGCCTGAACTTGCCCTCCAACAGTCGACCGGAAGTGCAAATCACCTTCACTGTCAAAGTGCCCAACCTGCAAGACCGGTTCGGATGGTATGGCACCACCGTCTCTCTCGGCAACTGGTTCCCCATCCTGGCCGTCTATGACGAAGAGGGCTGGAATACTGATCCGTATTTCCCTTACGGGGAATCGTTCTACTCGTTGACCGGGAATTTTGACGTCCTGTTCACTACCGATCGCAGCCAGGTGGTGGCGGCGACCGGCACGCAAGTGGGCAAAACCATCTTCCACAAAGACTCGGCCACTTACCATTTCCGCGCTCAAAACGTCCGCGATTTTGCGATGGAGTTGGACCCGAACTACCATGTCCGGCAGACATCGGTCGGAAACGTGAAAATCAACGTGTACTATACTGACCGTCAGGCCAAGTATGCCGACGCGATGTTGGAGGCGGGCCGCGGCAGCATCGCCCTCTTCAGTGAAAAGTTCGGAAAGTATCCGTGGCCGGAGCTGGACATCGTCAGCATGGAAGGATGGTTCGGCGGGATGGAATATCCCCAGCTGATCATGATCAGCCTCACCGACAACCGTACACAGGAGTGGGTGAAATCAGTAACGGCACACGAAATCGGCCACCAGTGGTTCTATGGCATCATCGGCAACAACGAATATGATGAACCGTGGTTGGACGAATCGTTTGCCACCTTCGCCGCAGCGCTCTACATGAATGATCTGGACGAGTTGACGACGGAACCCACCAAGGAGGAATACTATCACGTTTCCTCCCCTGTTTCCACGTTCACCCAGCACGCCGATGCGGGCGGCATCGAGGCATATTACCAGATGATCTACGGATACGGCTCCCGCACGTTGAACGAATTGCGGATGGAGTTGGGTGATGATACCTTCTACCGTGCCATGCACGCTTGGTTCCGGGCCAAGAAGTTCGGCGTGGCCACCACGCGGGACTTCATCCGGATCATGCAGCAAACCAGCGGACGGGATTTGCACGATTTCTTCGTCAGTCACCGTGTGTATGTCAATGATCAGGAATGA
- a CDS encoding NAD(P)H-dependent flavin oxidoreductase, with the protein MWSETEVARRLGVQYPIIQAGMAGGPASPELAAAVSEAGGLGTLGGGYWTGEQLRDAVRTVRRLTDRPFAVNLFAPEPYEVSAEKISRVQERMRPYQYELGLSEPPFPKQFAPSFEEQMEVVLEERVPVFSFTFGMLEAEWMQALKERDIVVIGTATTVREAVALEQSGVDMVVAQAFEAGGHRGTFLSRFEEALIGGMALIPAMVDAVRIPVIAAGGIMDGRGIAAAFMLGAQGVQLGTAFLTCRESGAHTLHQQAVLSATEESTTLTRAFSGKPARGIRNRFIEEMADVEVPDYPVQNALTREIRQVAGKAGRSEFLSMWAGQGTRLSREMTAEALLEALVRETEEAVGRLAQGVR; encoded by the coding sequence ATGTGGTCGGAGACCGAAGTCGCACGCAGGTTGGGTGTGCAATATCCCATCATCCAGGCGGGAATGGCAGGTGGTCCTGCATCGCCGGAGTTGGCCGCGGCAGTTTCGGAGGCGGGAGGACTGGGAACGTTGGGGGGCGGTTACTGGACGGGCGAGCAGTTGCGGGATGCCGTTCGTACCGTGCGCCGGTTGACCGACCGTCCGTTTGCCGTCAATCTGTTTGCTCCGGAACCTTATGAAGTGTCGGCGGAGAAGATTTCCCGCGTTCAGGAAAGAATGCGTCCCTATCAATATGAACTGGGGTTATCGGAACCGCCATTTCCCAAACAGTTCGCTCCGTCGTTTGAGGAACAGATGGAAGTGGTGCTGGAGGAACGGGTGCCGGTATTCAGTTTTACATTTGGCATGTTGGAAGCCGAGTGGATGCAGGCTTTAAAGGAACGCGATATCGTGGTGATAGGCACGGCGACAACCGTGCGGGAGGCAGTCGCGTTGGAGCAGAGCGGTGTGGATATGGTGGTGGCCCAGGCGTTTGAGGCGGGTGGCCATCGGGGGACGTTTTTGAGCCGGTTTGAGGAAGCGTTGATCGGCGGGATGGCGTTGATCCCGGCGATGGTGGATGCCGTCCGCATTCCGGTGATCGCCGCGGGCGGCATCATGGACGGTCGGGGAATCGCCGCGGCCTTCATGCTGGGGGCGCAAGGCGTACAATTGGGCACGGCGTTTTTGACCTGCCGGGAGAGCGGCGCCCATACGTTGCACCAGCAAGCGGTGCTGTCCGCAACCGAGGAGAGTACGACACTGACGCGCGCTTTCTCCGGCAAGCCCGCACGAGGTATCCGCAACCGGTTCATCGAGGAGATGGCGGACGTTGAGGTGCCGGATTACCCGGTACAAAATGCGTTGACCCGGGAAATTCGGCAAGTGGCGGGCAAAGCGGGACGTTCCGAATTCCTGTCGATGTGGGCGGGACAAGGCACCCGACTGAGTCGGGAGATGACGGCGGAAGCGTTGTTAGAGGCATTGGTGAGAGAAACGGAGGAAGCGGTTGGCCGGTTGGCGCAGGGAGTGCGCTAG
- a CDS encoding DUF523 domain-containing protein: MEKKDRDRTPPMIVSACFAGIHCRFDQRHNRIDAIQRLVREGKAIPVCPEQMGGLPTPRNPAEIVGGDGEDVLDGRARVVDNHGNDVTDAFLAGAREALAMAKAIGAKKAILKERSPSCGSCAIYDGTFSKTLRSGMGVTAALLWRHGIEVVSEETWEEEKDAQDSTRTVRRDPEEG; the protein is encoded by the coding sequence ATGGAAAAGAAAGATCGCGACCGGACTCCCCCGATGATCGTCAGCGCTTGTTTCGCCGGGATTCATTGCCGTTTTGACCAAAGACACAACCGGATCGATGCCATCCAGCGGCTGGTTCGGGAAGGAAAGGCGATCCCCGTTTGTCCCGAGCAGATGGGCGGACTGCCCACCCCGCGCAATCCGGCGGAGATCGTCGGCGGTGACGGAGAAGATGTGCTGGACGGTCGGGCACGTGTCGTGGACAACCACGGGAATGATGTGACAGATGCATTCCTGGCCGGGGCACGGGAAGCGTTGGCCATGGCAAAGGCGATCGGTGCCAAAAAAGCGATATTGAAGGAGCGGAGTCCGTCATGCGGCAGTTGTGCCATCTACGACGGGACATTCAGCAAAACGTTGCGGTCCGGGATGGGGGTAACCGCCGCATTGTTGTGGAGGCACGGGATTGAAGTCGTGTCGGAAGAAACGTGGGAAGAAGAAAAAGACGCACAAGATTCAACCCGTACCGTACGGCGCGACCCGGAAGAGGGATGA
- a CDS encoding phytoene desaturase family protein: protein MSEKVVVVGGGLAGLSAAARLAHHGYEVTLLEKAPKLGGRAITIPMKGFNFNFGAHAIYARDKSILRKYEHELDLKVNWRDFSPKKAYYDLGSFTTPMPSTLERLFQTKILDNKNKLRFAYEVIKTLTHIERGEDGVPIGEYLKKEPEPLRDLLLTLASSNFFTNEPEKIPSPLFFQYYSRLFATHHAVAYIGGGWQSIVDGFADILTKNGGRILTKEKVQQVDTEGNRVTAVHGKDTVYYADHFIFCIPPKELLTLFGETRFAPLFEEYGRYVPNQVVVYDVGLNKRIESPYTYIYHKGERVFITDISYYDETCIPEGGQLMQAVAYLTQEEIEQNKADEKVATIESVYDKHFPGWREVLVAKRISKRATVQEIKCIDDQRLMPTKFYSIANAYFAGDWCQGEGQLSELSFSSAYDVTNRILAHRGEESKEV, encoded by the coding sequence GTGTCTGAAAAAGTAGTTGTCGTCGGTGGCGGATTGGCAGGACTAAGTGCGGCCGCGCGTTTGGCCCACCATGGTTACGAAGTCACACTTTTGGAAAAGGCACCAAAATTGGGTGGTCGGGCGATCACCATCCCGATGAAGGGATTTAATTTCAATTTTGGCGCTCATGCCATTTACGCCCGTGACAAAAGTATCCTGCGCAAATACGAACATGAGTTGGATCTCAAGGTGAACTGGCGGGATTTCTCCCCCAAAAAAGCGTATTACGATCTGGGGTCGTTCACAACCCCGATGCCATCCACCTTGGAACGGCTGTTTCAAACCAAGATCTTGGACAACAAAAACAAATTGCGTTTTGCTTATGAAGTGATCAAAACACTGACCCATATCGAACGGGGGGAAGACGGGGTTCCGATCGGCGAATATTTGAAAAAAGAGCCGGAACCTTTACGCGATTTGCTGTTAACGCTGGCATCCTCCAACTTTTTCACCAATGAACCGGAGAAAATACCGTCTCCGTTATTTTTCCAATATTATAGTCGATTATTTGCGACCCATCATGCTGTGGCCTACATCGGCGGCGGTTGGCAATCCATCGTGGACGGTTTTGCAGACATTCTCACCAAAAACGGCGGTCGGATCCTGACCAAAGAGAAAGTGCAACAAGTGGACACGGAAGGCAACCGCGTCACAGCAGTTCACGGGAAGGATACGGTTTATTACGCCGATCATTTCATTTTCTGCATTCCGCCCAAAGAGCTGCTCACACTGTTCGGCGAAACGCGATTTGCACCGTTGTTTGAAGAATACGGGCGATACGTTCCGAATCAAGTCGTTGTATACGATGTCGGTCTCAACAAACGGATTGAAAGCCCTTACACTTACATTTACCATAAAGGGGAACGAGTATTTATCACCGACATCTCCTATTACGATGAAACCTGTATCCCGGAAGGCGGTCAACTGATGCAGGCCGTTGCTTATCTCACCCAGGAAGAGATCGAACAAAATAAAGCGGATGAAAAAGTGGCTACGATTGAATCCGTTTACGACAAACACTTCCCGGGTTGGCGGGAAGTCTTGGTTGCCAAGCGTATTTCAAAACGGGCCACCGTGCAGGAAATCAAGTGCATTGACGATCAGCGGTTGATGCCGACCAAATTCTACAGCATCGCCAACGCATATTTTGCCGGTGATTGGTGCCAAGGAGAAGGACAATTATCCGAGCTTTCCTTCAGCTCAGCCTATGACGTCACCAACCGGATCCTGGCACATCGGGGTGAGGAAAGTAAGGAGGTTTAG